The Danio rerio strain Tuebingen ecotype United States chromosome 10, GRCz12tu, whole genome shotgun sequence genome contains a region encoding:
- the cnnm3 gene encoding metal transporter CNNM3 isoform X1: MVVSLAELRLPVIVSLLCGFGACSVREARVFGLRLEDGGQQVFMRQRTIVAPRNTVFRIRLFGSYLSNDSWPWVAFAAAKAGSVDPCGPEENRKNTAFQVNGGFVSDEENSGFLEVHTEAEKKDAGFHHLCVLKGQSWESVGSDQLLVQDPDVASDYIPRWGLVLVVALLVLICAVVRCLNLSLLWLDPLELYVLHSCGSEDEKHAAKRLKPIRRRGNVLVCSLLFLCALGQSVLGVFLYRLYESILPAVFTSAFLLFLLAELLPYVICSGYGFEMAPGLIWLAQICLIITCPLSCPLGLLLDLILRRDVSTCGIREKTMEMIRTSVNDPYNEFVKVEFSKGALRTKTVEDILTPLKDCFMLPSTAVLDFSTMSEIMQSGYTRVPVYEEEKSNIVEILYVKDLALVDPEDRTPMTTITKFYNHPLHFVFNDTKLDAMLEEFKKGNSHLAIVQKVNNEGEGDPFYEVLGLVTLEDVIEEIIKSEILDESDGYMEMKVKRPPPLEISLEQRSVHDDFSIFRPPEGDSKIRTSPQLLLATHRFLSREVEHFNPQRVSERVLFHLLRHPSVNQEVKFDPANRLSAEHYLYTRNHPVDYFILLLQGRVEVEIGKEGLKFENGAFTYYGVSALTAPSSVHQSPVSTQRQSPRDPFELGDASSPSSYCPDYTVRALTDLQLIKVTRLQYLNAVMASRVSQSPEPPEIKILPNSQTKLLNQKNTAQGVCVSHESRSDEDLQSV, from the exons ATGGTGGTCAGCCTGGCGGAGCTGCGTCTCCCGGTGATCGTGTCGTTGCTGTGCGGCTTCGGAGCCTGCAGTGTCCGGGAAGCGCGGGTGTTCGGGCTGCGGCTGGAGGACGGCGGACAGCAAGTGTTTATGCGCCAGCGGACCATCGTAGCTCCGCGAAACACCGTTTTCAGGATCAGATTGTTCGGATCATACCTGTCCAACGACAGCTGGCCGTGGGTCGCGTTCGCCGCGGCAAAAGCAGGTTCGGTTGACCCGTGCGGGCCGGAGGAGAACCGCAAAAACACAGCGTTTCAGGTAAACGGAGGATTCGTGTCTGACGAGGAGAACAGCGGGTTCCTGGAGGTCCACACTGAAGCTGAGAAGAAAGATGCAGGTTTCCATCATCTGTGCGTCTTAAAGGGCCAGTCCTGGGAGTCTGTGGGCTCGGATCAGCTGCTCGTGCAGGACCCGGATGTAGCGTCGGATTACATACCGCGGTGGGGTTTGGTACTTGTGGTCGCGCTTTTAGTGCTAATCTGTGCAGTGGTCAGGTGTTTAAATCTCAGTTTACTGTGGCTGGACCCACTGGAGCTTTACGTTCTCCACAGCTGCGGTTCTGAGGATGAAAAACACGCGGCCAAGCGGCTCAAGCCCATTCGCAGGCGAGGAAACGTTTTGGTTTGTTCGTTATTGTTCCTTTGCGCGCTAGGTCAATCAGTGCTTGGTGTGTTTCTGTATCGTCTGTATGAGTCCATCCTTCCTGCGGTGTTCACCAGCGCGTTCCTTCTATTCCTGCTAGCTGAGCTTCTCCCGTATGTTATATGTTCGGGTTATGGGTTCGAGATGGCGCCAGGTTTAATATGGCTGGCTCAGATATGCCTGATCATAACGTGTCCGCTGTCCTGTCCTCTCGGCCTCCTGCTGGATCTTATCCTCCGCCGGGATGTCAGCACTTGTGGCATTCGCGAAAAAACAATGGAGATGATTCGAACTAGCGTAAACGACCCGTATAACGAGTTTGTGAAGGTGGAGTTCAGCAAAGGGGCTCTCAGGACTAAAACGGTGGAGGACATCCTGACGCCGCTGAAGGACTGCTTCATGCTGCCGTCCACTGCCGTACTGGATTTTAGTACCATGTCGGAGATCATGCAGAGCGGATACACACGCGTGCCCGTCTACGAGGAGGAGAAATCCAACATCGTAGAGATCCTGTATGTGAAGGACCTGGCACTGGTGGACCCGGAGGACCGCACGCCCATGACCACCATCACCAAGTTCTACAATCACCCGCTGCACTTCGTCTTCAATGACACTAAACTGGACGCCATGCTGGAAGAGTTCAAAAAAG GAAACTCTCACCTGGCCATCGTGCAGAAGGTGAATAATGAGGGTGAAGGAGATCCGTTCTATGAGGTTCTGGGTTTGGTGACGCTGGAGGACGTGATCGAGGAGATCATCAAGTCAGAGATCCTGGACGAGTCTGACGGataca tggagATGAAGGTGAAGCGTCCGCCGCCGCTGGAGATCTCTCTGGAGCAGCGCAGTGTTCATGATGACTTCTCCATCTTCAGGCCTCCAGAAGGGGACAGCAAGATCCGCACGTCTCCACAGCTGCTGCTCGCCACACACCGCTTCCTgtccagag AGGTGGAGCACTTCAATCCTCAGCGCGTCTCTGAGCGAGTGTTGTTTCACCTGCTGCGGCACCCCAGCGTCAACCAGGAGGTCAAGTTTGACCCCGCAAACAGACTGAGCGCAGAACACTACCTGTACACCAGAAACCACCCGGTAGACTACTTCATACTGCTGCtgcag ggtcgTGTGGAGGTGGAGATCGGGAAAGAAGGCTTGAAGTTTGAGAACGGCGCCTTCACGTATTACGGTGTTTCAGCGCTCACCGCTCCATCCTCAG TCCATCAGTCTCCAGTGTCCACACAGCGTCAGTCGCCCAGAGATCCGTTTGAGCTCGGAGACGCCAGCAGCCCATCCAGCTACTGTCCAGACTACACTGTACGAGCCCTGACCGACCTGCAGCTTATAAAG gtgacgCGTCTGCAGTATCTGAACGCTGTGATGGCGTCGCGTGTTTCTCAGAGTCCAGAACCGCCGGAGATCAAGATTCTGCCGAACAGCCAAACTAAACTGCTCAACCAGAAGAACACAGCGCAAG
- the cnnm3 gene encoding metal transporter CNNM3 isoform X3: MVVSLAELRLPVIVSLLCGFGACSVREARVFGLRLEDGGQQVFMRQRTIVAPRNTVFRIRLFGSYLSNDSWPWVAFAAAKAGSVDPCGPEENRKNTAFQVNGGFVSDEENSGFLEVHTEAEKKDAGFHHLCVLKGQSWESVGSDQLLVQDPDVASDYIPRWGLVLVVALLVLICAVVRCLNLSLLWLDPLELYVLHSCGSEDEKHAAKRLKPIRRRGNVLVCSLLFLCALGQSVLGVFLYRLYESILPAVFTSAFLLFLLAELLPYVICSGYGFEMAPGLIWLAQICLIITCPLSCPLGLLLDLILRRDVSTCGIREKTMEMIRTSVNDPYNEFVKVEFSKGALRTKTVEDILTPLKDCFMLPSTAVLDFSTMSEIMQSGYTRVPVYEEEKSNIVEILYVKDLALVDPEDRTPMTTITKFYNHPLHFVFNDTKLDAMLEEFKKGNSHLAIVQKVNNEGEGDPFYEVLGLVTLEDVIEEIIKSEILDESDGYSECVCVCA; encoded by the exons ATGGTGGTCAGCCTGGCGGAGCTGCGTCTCCCGGTGATCGTGTCGTTGCTGTGCGGCTTCGGAGCCTGCAGTGTCCGGGAAGCGCGGGTGTTCGGGCTGCGGCTGGAGGACGGCGGACAGCAAGTGTTTATGCGCCAGCGGACCATCGTAGCTCCGCGAAACACCGTTTTCAGGATCAGATTGTTCGGATCATACCTGTCCAACGACAGCTGGCCGTGGGTCGCGTTCGCCGCGGCAAAAGCAGGTTCGGTTGACCCGTGCGGGCCGGAGGAGAACCGCAAAAACACAGCGTTTCAGGTAAACGGAGGATTCGTGTCTGACGAGGAGAACAGCGGGTTCCTGGAGGTCCACACTGAAGCTGAGAAGAAAGATGCAGGTTTCCATCATCTGTGCGTCTTAAAGGGCCAGTCCTGGGAGTCTGTGGGCTCGGATCAGCTGCTCGTGCAGGACCCGGATGTAGCGTCGGATTACATACCGCGGTGGGGTTTGGTACTTGTGGTCGCGCTTTTAGTGCTAATCTGTGCAGTGGTCAGGTGTTTAAATCTCAGTTTACTGTGGCTGGACCCACTGGAGCTTTACGTTCTCCACAGCTGCGGTTCTGAGGATGAAAAACACGCGGCCAAGCGGCTCAAGCCCATTCGCAGGCGAGGAAACGTTTTGGTTTGTTCGTTATTGTTCCTTTGCGCGCTAGGTCAATCAGTGCTTGGTGTGTTTCTGTATCGTCTGTATGAGTCCATCCTTCCTGCGGTGTTCACCAGCGCGTTCCTTCTATTCCTGCTAGCTGAGCTTCTCCCGTATGTTATATGTTCGGGTTATGGGTTCGAGATGGCGCCAGGTTTAATATGGCTGGCTCAGATATGCCTGATCATAACGTGTCCGCTGTCCTGTCCTCTCGGCCTCCTGCTGGATCTTATCCTCCGCCGGGATGTCAGCACTTGTGGCATTCGCGAAAAAACAATGGAGATGATTCGAACTAGCGTAAACGACCCGTATAACGAGTTTGTGAAGGTGGAGTTCAGCAAAGGGGCTCTCAGGACTAAAACGGTGGAGGACATCCTGACGCCGCTGAAGGACTGCTTCATGCTGCCGTCCACTGCCGTACTGGATTTTAGTACCATGTCGGAGATCATGCAGAGCGGATACACACGCGTGCCCGTCTACGAGGAGGAGAAATCCAACATCGTAGAGATCCTGTATGTGAAGGACCTGGCACTGGTGGACCCGGAGGACCGCACGCCCATGACCACCATCACCAAGTTCTACAATCACCCGCTGCACTTCGTCTTCAATGACACTAAACTGGACGCCATGCTGGAAGAGTTCAAAAAAG GAAACTCTCACCTGGCCATCGTGCAGAAGGTGAATAATGAGGGTGAAGGAGATCCGTTCTATGAGGTTCTGGGTTTGGTGACGCTGGAGGACGTGATCGAGGAGATCATCAAGTCAGAGATCCTGGACGAGTCTGACGGatacagtgagtgtgtgtgtgtgtgtgcgtga
- the cnnm3 gene encoding metal transporter CNNM3 isoform X2, with translation MVVSLAELRLPVIVSLLCGFGACSVREARVFGLRLEDGGQQVFMRQRTIVAPRNTVFRIRLFGSYLSNDSWPWVAFAAAKAGSVDPCGPEENRKNTAFQVNGGFVSDEENSGFLEVHTEAEKKDAGFHHLCVLKGQSWESVGSDQLLVQDPDVASDYIPRWGLVLVVALLVLICAVVRCLNLSLLWLDPLELYVLHSCGSEDEKHAAKRLKPIRRRGNVLVCSLLFLCALGQSVLGVFLYRLYESILPAVFTSAFLLFLLAELLPYVICSGYGFEMAPGLIWLAQICLIITCPLSCPLGLLLDLILRRDVSTCGIREKTMEMIRTSVNDPYNEFVKVEFSKGALRTKTVEDILTPLKDCFMLPSTAVLDFSTMSEIMQSGYTRVPVYEEEKSNIVEILYVKDLALVDPEDRTPMTTITKFYNHPLHFVFNDTKLDAMLEEFKKGNSHLAIVQKVNNEGEGDPFYEVLGLVTLEDVIEEIIKSEILDESDGYMEMKVKRPPPLEISLEQRSVHDDFSIFRPPEGDSKIRTSPQLLLATHRFLSREVEHFNPQRVSERVLFHLLRHPSVNQEVKFDPANRLSAEHYLYTRNHPVDYFILLLQGRVEVEIGKEGLKFENGAFTYYGVSALTAPSSVHQSPVSTQRQSPRDPFELGDASSPSSYCPDYTVRALTDLQLIKVTRLQYLNAVMASRVSQSPEPPEIKILPNSQTKLLNQKNTAQDSQLHCSFFDTIDSFC, from the exons ATGGTGGTCAGCCTGGCGGAGCTGCGTCTCCCGGTGATCGTGTCGTTGCTGTGCGGCTTCGGAGCCTGCAGTGTCCGGGAAGCGCGGGTGTTCGGGCTGCGGCTGGAGGACGGCGGACAGCAAGTGTTTATGCGCCAGCGGACCATCGTAGCTCCGCGAAACACCGTTTTCAGGATCAGATTGTTCGGATCATACCTGTCCAACGACAGCTGGCCGTGGGTCGCGTTCGCCGCGGCAAAAGCAGGTTCGGTTGACCCGTGCGGGCCGGAGGAGAACCGCAAAAACACAGCGTTTCAGGTAAACGGAGGATTCGTGTCTGACGAGGAGAACAGCGGGTTCCTGGAGGTCCACACTGAAGCTGAGAAGAAAGATGCAGGTTTCCATCATCTGTGCGTCTTAAAGGGCCAGTCCTGGGAGTCTGTGGGCTCGGATCAGCTGCTCGTGCAGGACCCGGATGTAGCGTCGGATTACATACCGCGGTGGGGTTTGGTACTTGTGGTCGCGCTTTTAGTGCTAATCTGTGCAGTGGTCAGGTGTTTAAATCTCAGTTTACTGTGGCTGGACCCACTGGAGCTTTACGTTCTCCACAGCTGCGGTTCTGAGGATGAAAAACACGCGGCCAAGCGGCTCAAGCCCATTCGCAGGCGAGGAAACGTTTTGGTTTGTTCGTTATTGTTCCTTTGCGCGCTAGGTCAATCAGTGCTTGGTGTGTTTCTGTATCGTCTGTATGAGTCCATCCTTCCTGCGGTGTTCACCAGCGCGTTCCTTCTATTCCTGCTAGCTGAGCTTCTCCCGTATGTTATATGTTCGGGTTATGGGTTCGAGATGGCGCCAGGTTTAATATGGCTGGCTCAGATATGCCTGATCATAACGTGTCCGCTGTCCTGTCCTCTCGGCCTCCTGCTGGATCTTATCCTCCGCCGGGATGTCAGCACTTGTGGCATTCGCGAAAAAACAATGGAGATGATTCGAACTAGCGTAAACGACCCGTATAACGAGTTTGTGAAGGTGGAGTTCAGCAAAGGGGCTCTCAGGACTAAAACGGTGGAGGACATCCTGACGCCGCTGAAGGACTGCTTCATGCTGCCGTCCACTGCCGTACTGGATTTTAGTACCATGTCGGAGATCATGCAGAGCGGATACACACGCGTGCCCGTCTACGAGGAGGAGAAATCCAACATCGTAGAGATCCTGTATGTGAAGGACCTGGCACTGGTGGACCCGGAGGACCGCACGCCCATGACCACCATCACCAAGTTCTACAATCACCCGCTGCACTTCGTCTTCAATGACACTAAACTGGACGCCATGCTGGAAGAGTTCAAAAAAG GAAACTCTCACCTGGCCATCGTGCAGAAGGTGAATAATGAGGGTGAAGGAGATCCGTTCTATGAGGTTCTGGGTTTGGTGACGCTGGAGGACGTGATCGAGGAGATCATCAAGTCAGAGATCCTGGACGAGTCTGACGGataca tggagATGAAGGTGAAGCGTCCGCCGCCGCTGGAGATCTCTCTGGAGCAGCGCAGTGTTCATGATGACTTCTCCATCTTCAGGCCTCCAGAAGGGGACAGCAAGATCCGCACGTCTCCACAGCTGCTGCTCGCCACACACCGCTTCCTgtccagag AGGTGGAGCACTTCAATCCTCAGCGCGTCTCTGAGCGAGTGTTGTTTCACCTGCTGCGGCACCCCAGCGTCAACCAGGAGGTCAAGTTTGACCCCGCAAACAGACTGAGCGCAGAACACTACCTGTACACCAGAAACCACCCGGTAGACTACTTCATACTGCTGCtgcag ggtcgTGTGGAGGTGGAGATCGGGAAAGAAGGCTTGAAGTTTGAGAACGGCGCCTTCACGTATTACGGTGTTTCAGCGCTCACCGCTCCATCCTCAG TCCATCAGTCTCCAGTGTCCACACAGCGTCAGTCGCCCAGAGATCCGTTTGAGCTCGGAGACGCCAGCAGCCCATCCAGCTACTGTCCAGACTACACTGTACGAGCCCTGACCGACCTGCAGCTTATAAAG gtgacgCGTCTGCAGTATCTGAACGCTGTGATGGCGTCGCGTGTTTCTCAGAGTCCAGAACCGCCGGAGATCAAGATTCTGCCGAACAGCCAAACTAAACTGCTCAACCAGAAGAACACAGCGCAAG